GATCTAAAAGCAACCGCATTGGTACGAGCGCCATAGGTTTTCTCCTAAAATTTATACTGATATGTGTGTTTTACTCTTCAAGAAACTAAATTCTCTCATCTGTTAATCTTAAGATAATTCTTACATTTTGCTAAATGTTTTTTTAGATTACTCCCTATATCATATTACCTTGTTTTTGTCAATAATTTAGCCTTATTAAATTCGGAGCATTATGAAACTGTTAATTCATATTGGTTACCCTAAAACAGCATCGAGTTGGTTACAAAAGTCTATCTTCAACAACAAAGATCTGGGAGTAGTCGCACCTTGGGGACAGGGTAAACAAGCTGTAGAAGCGATTAACTATTTTTATTATCCCGATGACTTAAATTTTACTGTTGCAGATACTTACTGTCATTTTCTTCCGGGAATAGAACAAGCTAATTTACAAAATTTAGTACCTATTCTTTCCCACGAATATCTATCGGTGCGAATTGGCGCTATTAGTTATCCTAAGTTAGTTGCTGATAGATTAGCACAAGTTTTTCCAGAAGCAAAAATTTTACTCTTTATTCGAGAACAAAAAAAGATTATTCTATCTACTTATCAAGAATATATTAAAAACCAAGGTGTACAAACTCTGGAACAAGCTTTAGATGAAAACAATTATACAGATGGCAAACTTCCCGCAGTCAGACCATCTTTATATAAGTATGATGTACTTATTAGTTATTATCAACAATTATTTGGTAAGGATCAGGTTTTAGTGATTCCCTTTGAATTATTTAAAAGCAATAATCTAGACGTAGTTATTAAAATTTTAGACTTTGTTGATGCTAAATATGAGAGCAATAGCTTATCATTTATAGATACAAAATCATCAATTAATTCCAGCTACAAGTTAGCAGGTATACCAATCAGAAGAAAAATTAGTCAGCTCGTTGGTCAACAAGAAGTAGACAATTCTCGACGCAATAGCAGAATTATTTTCTTTAATAGAGTTAATAAATTTATCAATTATTTTTTGCCAGAAGCTTTAGAAGAAAAACAAAAAAAGTATTTAGAAAAAGTTGTGAAGCAATATGTAAAAGATATGTTCAATGAGAGTAATCAAAGAACTAGTGAATTAATCGGTGTCGATTTAGCTAAACTGGGTTATTCTATTTCTTCTTGATTTGATGTTCAACATAAGAACGCAGTACCGAATTTATTAAAGATTGATATCCTTTTCCCTGATTTTTAAACCACTCTAATACATCACTATCAACTCGAAGAGAGATAGCTTTTTTGGTAATAGGTTCAACAAGTTTGGCTTTTTCCCAGAAATTATCGTCTAATTCAGGAATATCAGAGGTATCAATTGATTCATCAGGAATATCGTTAATTTCTTGCAATCGTTTCGCTGAGATAGTCATAATATTGTTTCCTTTCTTTAGGGGTCGCTTTTCTAGCAGAAATAATACGGGTAATCCCTGCTCTTTCTGTATGAGCAACGGTTACGATAACTGCACCCTGTATAGCACCGATACTAATTTCTCTAATTTCTTCATAATCGAAACGGTCGTCTATACTAGTGAATGCAATTCCCTCGAAGATTTCTTGGACTTCTTCAAAGCCAATACCGTGTTTTTGGCGATTTTGAGCATTTTTGTTTTCATCCCATTCAAACTGCATGCTTTGTAAATACAAAGTGTATAGACAATATCATAGCAGAACCCTGGGGAAATAGCCTATACCTTACACAAATTTGATGTTCAGTCGGTATGGGGTTTTTTGAGAAGAAATTCCAATGTTTGACCATGAATCGCCCCTAGACGTATTATTGTCCCGTTTTGCAAAGCTACATCTTCATGGTGAAAAAG
The DNA window shown above is from Gloeocapsa sp. PCC 73106 and carries:
- a CDS encoding sulfotransferase domain-containing protein; translated protein: MKLLIHIGYPKTASSWLQKSIFNNKDLGVVAPWGQGKQAVEAINYFYYPDDLNFTVADTYCHFLPGIEQANLQNLVPILSHEYLSVRIGAISYPKLVADRLAQVFPEAKILLFIREQKKIILSTYQEYIKNQGVQTLEQALDENNYTDGKLPAVRPSLYKYDVLISYYQQLFGKDQVLVIPFELFKSNNLDVVIKILDFVDAKYESNSLSFIDTKSSINSSYKLAGIPIRRKISQLVGQQEVDNSRRNSRIIFFNRVNKFINYFLPEALEEKQKKYLEKVVKQYVKDMFNESNQRTSELIGVDLAKLGYSISS
- a CDS encoding BrnA antitoxin family protein, producing the protein MTISAKRLQEINDIPDESIDTSDIPELDDNFWEKAKLVEPITKKAISLRVDSDVLEWFKNQGKGYQSLINSVLRSYVEHQIKKK
- a CDS encoding BrnT family toxin → MQFEWDENKNAQNRQKHGIGFEEVQEIFEGIAFTSIDDRFDYEEIREISIGAIQGAVIVTVAHTERAGITRIISARKATPKERKQYYDYLSETIARN